Genomic DNA from Flavobacterium sp. N502540:
CGAAACAATACGGAATAAAGGTGTACACGATCGGAATTGGTACCAACGGAATGGCTCCGTCCCCATACGCATACGCACCAAACGGAGGTTTCCTTTTTAAAATGCAAAAAGTAGAAATCGACGAACAATTGATGAAAAGTATTGCCCGTAAAACAGACGGAACCTACTTTAGAGCTACGAGCAACGATCGATTAGCCGAAATATACAGTGCCATCAATAAACTCGAAACTACCGAAATACAGGAACTAAAATTCTACGATTACGACGAAAAGTACCGAGTATTTGTTTTACTTGCCGCCTTTTTGTTAGTATTGGAAGTAGGATTAAGAAATACAGTTTACAGAAGCTTTATATAATATTTTAGTCGCAGTCACAGTTTTCAGTTTACAGCTGAAAACTGTGACTGCGACTGAGAACTAGAATCAAAAAATGGAATTAGACGAAAAAAAATATTTATACCTTTTATTCTTACTCCCGATTGTGGCGTGCATTTTTCTTTTTAATATGTATTGGAAAAAGAAAAAACAACGCGAATTTGGTGATCTTGAAATGGTAAAAAGGCTTAGCCCGGAGCGCTCTGTTTTTAAACCTGTCCTAAAATTATCGGTATTGCTTTTGGCACTTGCCTGTTTGATTATCGGATTGGTAAATCCAAAGATTGGGACTAAAATGGAAACCGTAAAACGGGAAGGAATCGATATTGTTTTTGCCGTTGACGTTTCAAAAAGTATGCTTGCCGAAGATGTGGCACCAAACCGTTTAGAGAAAAGTAAACAGCTGGTTTCTCAAATCATCAACAATTTAGGAAGTGACCGAATCGGGATCGTAGCCTATGCCGGAAGTGCCTTTCCGGTTTTACCGATTACTTCCGATTATAGTGTTGCCAAAATGTTCCTGCAAAGCATGACTCCTGATATGGTTTCTTCACAAGGAACTTCTTTGGATGAAGCCATCAGATTATCTTCCACTTATTTTGACGAAAAAAGCAAAACCAGTAAATTACTGATTCTGATTTCTGACGGAGAAGACCACTCTGAAGGTGCTACAGCTGCTGCAGAGGAAGCCAATAAAATGGGAATGAAAATTATTACCATCGGTGTTGGAACTGAAAAAGGAGGTACCATTCCATTAAAAGAAAATGGCGTAGTCAGAGGTTATCAAAAAGACCAAAATGGACAAACCGTTACCACAAAATTAAATCAGGAAGATTTAAAAAATATTGCAAAAGCGACCAAAGGTGGTTATGTTTACGGCGGAAATACCAAAGAAGTTCTGGAATACATCAAGAATGCCTTAAATAATATTCAGAAAACAGAATTCGAAGCGACTCAAATGGCCGATTTTCAATCGCAATTCCAGTGGTTCATCGGATTTGCTTTTCTGTTGTTGTTTTTAGACATTTTCCTTTTGGAAAGAAAAACAAACTGGATTAAAGAGTTGAATTTATTTAACGAAAAGAAATAATTGTTTCCCATAAAACCGGAAACAAAACATAAAAAAATTAGAATGAAAAATTTACTTCTTTATATTTTACTCACATTTTCTTTAGCAGTTTCTGCTCAGGAGAAAGACAAGACATTGCCTGAGGCCAATGAAGAATATAAGCAGAATAAATTTACGGACGCAGAAGCCAATTACAGAATTTCAGAATCAAAATTCCCAAAACGCACTGCTGCTCCTTATAATCTGGGAAACACTATATACAAACAGAATCAGGTTTCTGAGGCTAAGTTTGCTTACGCTAAAGCGATAAAAAATGCGAAAGCAAGACCTGATAAACACAAAGCATTTCACAATTTAGGGAATGTTTTTATGAAAGAGAAAAATTATACACAGGCCGTTGAAGCTTACAAAGAAGCTTTGCGTAACGATCCTACCGATGATGAGACCCGTTACAATTATGCTTTGGCAAAACAGAAACTAAAAGAAAATCCTCCGAAAAACGACAAAAACAAGGACAAGGATAAAGATAAAAAGAACGACAAAAAAGACGATCAGAAAAAAGACGGCGACAACAAAGACAAAAAGGACGGAAAAGACGATCAGAAAAAAGACGACAAAGGCGATAAAGACAAGGATAAAAAAGACGGTAAAAATGACCCTAAGAAAGATGACAAATCAGACAACAAAGGGGAGCCAAAACCAATGCCTGGAGGTATATCTAAAGAAAGAGTTCAGAATTTGCTGGATGCCGTGAACAACGAAGAAAAGAAAATTCAGGACAAAGTCAACGCTCAAAAAGTAAAAGGTAACCCGAAAAAAACAGAAAAAGACTGGTAGGATTTTGAGGTTAACCGTTTATTCGTTTAACTGTTAATTCGGACAAAAAGCAAAACTGTAGAAAAACGATTCAACAAATTACCAATTAAACGATTCAACATAAAAAAAGATTAAACAAGTAATGAAAAGATATTTAATTCTATTACTATTCACTTTTCAGGGGCTTATGGCTCAAGTTCAATTTGAAGCCAAAGTAAGCAAGAATACGCTTGGAGTAAACGAAAGGCTTCGTATTGACTTCATCATGAATGTTGATGGGGACAACTTTGACCAGCCTTCTTTTGATGGTTTTAAAGTTGTAGCCGGACCAAGCCAGCAAATAAGTCAGTCCTGGATTAATGGAAGAAGTTCTTTTCAAAAAATCTATTCTTATATCTTACAGCCCGACCACAAAGGGACGGTAACAATCAAACAAGCCGCTATTGAATACAATGGTCAGATCTACAAAACGGCACCTTTAAAAATTGTGGTAACCAATGCCGTTGCACAGGAAAGAGACCCGAATGACAGACCTCAAGGATCAAGTACAGGTGATGAAATGCTGCATCTTGTAGCCGAAATTTCAAAAACAAATCCGTATTTGAACGAACCGATAACTGTTGTTTACAAACTGTATTTCAACTATATCAATGTAACCGGGTTCAAAGAGTTGGCTAAACCTAAATACAACGACTTCTGGAATCAGAATATCGATATCAAACAACTTGCAGTTGAACAGGGAAGTTATCAAGGGCAAAGATGTTATTATGTAGTCTTGAAAAAGACCATTTTGTATCCTCAAAAATCAGGCAGACTTACTATTGAACCACTTTCACTGGACATAGGCGTGCAATTGCCTACCAACCGTCGTGATATGTTTGGCCAGATGATTGTAAGCGACGACAACAAAGTGGTTTCGGCCGGAGCCAAAACAATCAACGTTCGACCTTTACCGGAAGCTACCAAACCTGAAGGTTTTGGCGGCGCTGTAGGTAAATTTAATTTTACGGTTACCCCTTCTAAAACAACCTTAAAGAGCGGAGAAAGTCTTGATTTGTTTGTGAGCGCAGCCGGAAACGGAAATATGAAATTGTTTACTTTACCAAAACCTGTCGTTCCTAATGCCTTAGAGATGTACGATCCGGTTCACGATGAAAAAGTAACCACATCACTTTCGGGAATGTCCGGAAAAATAAGCGACAAGTACACCATTATTCCGCAGTACAAAGGAAAATACGCAATCAAACCCATGCAGTTTTCTTATTTTGATTTGAGCACAGGTTCGTACAAAACGATCACTTCACAGGAAATCATGATTGACGTTTTAGACGGTCCAATGCCATCTGCGGCAAATGCCCCTGCTCATGCAGCTACAAATACAATTGCAAAAGCAGAACAGTTTAAGTACATCAAACCTAAAACCACTTTAGTTTCGATCGCTAAAAATGATTTTTACGGCTCTAATTTATATTACGCCCTATTGTATCTGCCTTTCGTAATTCTGCCAATCATTATTCTGGCTAAGAAAAGAAAAGAAGCAATTGACGGTGACGTTACCGGAAACCGTATTAAAATGAACAATAAGCTGGCGAAGAAATATCTATCGGAAGCTAAAAAACAACTTAACAACAAAGAACCGTTTTATATTGCTCTGGAAAAAGCGATGCACAATTTCCTAAAAGCGAAACTGCATATCGAAACTTCAGAAATGAGTAAAGATAATATTAGCGACTTACTGCTGTCCAGAAATGCCAACCCGGAATCGGTTCAAAGTTTTATTAATCTGACTGAAAACTGTGAATTTGCGAGATATGCTCCGGCATCGAGTACATCAATCCAACAGGATTTTGATAAAGCTGTTCTGATCATTTCGGACTTAGAGAAACAAATCGTTTAAACTTAAAAAATCAAACCCGACAGGTTTTAAAAATCTGTCGGGTTTACCGACAATAAGATGAAAAACATAGTATATCTTTTCTTACTAATCACTCAGATTTTCTTTGCTCAAAGCAGCTTTGAAAAAGGAAATGCGCTATATCAAAAAGGGCAATATCAGCAAGCGGTTGATGTTTATGAAAGTATTATCAAAGAAGACAAACAGCAATCGGCAGAATTGTATTTTAATTTAGGGAACAGTTACTATAAATTAAACAAAGTAGCTCCTTCGATATATAATTACGAAAAGGCACTGGTTTTAAAACCACATGATTCGGAGACCTTAAACAACTTAAAATTTGCAAAAAAACTAACCATCGATGAAATTAAAGAAGTCCCAAAAGTAGGTTTTGCAAAACTGATTCAGAATTTTACCGGAATCTTCGATTACAACACCTGGGCAATAATTTCTATCGCAATCGCATTTGCTTTTTTACTGACTTTTATCGGATATTATTTCTCACAGCTTACTCTTTCGAAAAGAATTTATTTCATTGGAATGTTTGTTCTTTTGATTGCTTTGCTTTTAAGTGTTTCAGCGGGAATGTCTGAAAAAAATCATTTTGATAACGACCGTCCTGCAATTGTTTTTGCCGAATTAAGTGAAGTTCGCAGCGAACCTCAAAAAGCAGGTTCTGCAATTATTTTACTGCACGAAGGAGCCAAAGTATATGTTTTGGAAACTGTTGGAGGCTGGAAAAAAATAGAATTAACCGATGGAACAGAAGGCTGGATTGATGCCTCGACCATTCGGGAAGTAAAATAAATCTTCGAAAAATCAAATAAAAAAATCCCAAATACCAATCTTAAAATGGCGTTTGGGATTTTTTTGTATGGGTATCAATCACTTCGAAATTACATCCATGACATAAGTAAACTTGAGTTTAAGACTACCCGAATCTTACGTTTGCTTATATCAAATTCTTCATTTACAATTAAAAAGTGTAGATTTTTAAAGGCGTCACACAGTAATCCAGCTTCACATCTGATTCAAAGACATCCCCGATCTGATTTTCAGCTTCAAAGAAAGAAAGTCCAATCTTAATTATTTCGGGTTTACATTCTGACAGGAACTTATCGTAAAACCCTTTTCCGTATCCTACCCGATTTCCGAAGACATCAAAAGCTAAAAGCGGTACAAAAACGACCTCTATAGTTTCAGAAGGAACTTGCAAACCATTTACCGGTTCAGGAATATTGTATTCATTCTTTCTGATTTTAGTATTATCGGTCAACAAAAAATGCGTCATACCACGAGTCTCAAAATCACTTTTTGAAACTACTATTTCTTTATCTTTTCCGGAAAGCAAATGTAATACGTATTCTGTATTTACTTCCCGCTGTTCTTCAATCGGAAGAAAAACATGATAATAGGTTTTATCCCAAATGGGCAATTGGATTAAATTATTGGCAATAGCCAGACTTTTCTCTTCGAGATCATTTTCTGAAAGTTCTTTGCGAAGATTTTTATAGTGTAATCGTAATTCTTTTTTATTCGTCGGCATACTCGTCTCTGTTTTTAGACATGTGGTAAATCGCATCTCCTTCATACACGATGGGTGAGTGATTGGCATTGATCACAAATCCGTCGTGCGGCGCTTTTACTTTTTGTTCAAATTTACCAAACGGATCGGTAATAATGGCTAAGATAGTCCCTTTCGTTACAAAACGTCCAATCCTGTTATAATCATGCAGCAGACCCGAGCATTTCGCACGCAGCCAAACTGAATTTTTAATGTAGATCGAGGGATCTTCTGCGGTTTCTACAAGATGTTTAGAATCCAGCATATTCAAATAATTCAACAAACGCTTCACCCCCATTACCCCTTCATTCGCCACTGAATCATTAATATCCAGAGATTTTCCGCCCTCAAAAAGCAGCATTTTTATATTAGCCTTTTCACAGGTAGTGCGAAATGAACCGCTAATATTTTTAGAATACAAGGTAAAAGGCGCATTGAAGACATCGGCAAGTTCTTTCAGTTCCGGGTTGTTCTCCGTAATCCTGATTTGCGGAACATTAAATCGGCTCGCTCCCCCGGCATGAAAATCAACCGCATAATCAATAATCGGCAAAATTTCTGCTACGATATGATAAGCGAAACGGCTTGCCAAAGATCCTTTTTTGCTCCCCGGGAAAACGCGGTTTAAGTCACGCCCGTCCGGAAATTCTCTGGATTTATTTACAAAACCGTAAATATTGATAATGGGAATGCAAATAATGGTTCCTTTAGCGGGACGGTTGATTTTTTTGCTGATCAGCTGTCGGACTATTTCAACTCCATTGATCTCGTCACCGTGGATTCCTGCCGAAAATAAAACGACCGGACCTTCAATTTTTGAACGGCGTACGATAATCGGAATATTCAATTTTGTAGTGGTATGCAGACGTGCAATTTCAACGTTTATTGTTTTACTCTCTCCCGGCAGAACTGCTTCGCCAAAAATAATCAGGGGTTTGCTATTTTTCATGTAGAATTATAAAATCTAAATATAGAAATTATTCTTTTGATTTTGTAAATTTGAAACTAAATCAATGTTAAGCTTTTTAAAGCACAACACCTATCTTCAGAAACAAAACAGAATGCACAAACCATCATCCTTAGATCTTCAAATCCTAACCTTGCCTGACAATCCGGGTGTGTATCAATATTATGACAAAGACGGGAAGATTTTATATGTTGGAAAAGCTAAGAACCTAAAAAAAAGAGTCTCCTCTTATTTCAATAAAATACACGATACTGCCAAGACCAACGTTTTGGTGAAGAAAATTGTAACCATAAAACACATCGTAGTTCCCACAGAAACTGATGCGCTTTTATTAGAGAATAATTTAATTAAAACACTGCAACCCCGTTATAATGTTTTGCTGCGCGACGACAAAAGCTATCCGTGGCTCTGCATAAAAAAAGAACCTTTTTCGAGAATATTCCATACGCGAAAAATGGTCAAAGACGGTTCTGAATATTTTGGTCCTTACACCAGTTTCAAAACGGTACATACTATTTTAGATCTAATTAAAGAATTGTACCCTTTGAGGACTTGTAATTTTGATTTAAGTCCATCCAATATTGATTCCGGAAAATTTAAAGTCTGTCTGGAATATCACATCGGTAACTGCAAAGGACCTTGTGAAGGACTTGAATCTCTGGAAGACTACCAAAGACAGGTGGATGCGATCCGTGAAATTCTAAAAGGGAATTTCAAAGAAAGCATGAAAGACTTCAAACGACTGATGACCCAGTATGCGAAAGATTTGCGTTTTGAAGAAGCTCAGAAAATAAAAGAAAAAATCGAAATTCTGGAGAATTACCAGTCGCGATCCACCATTGTTAATCCGAAGATTACAAACATTGATGTTTTCTCGATTGTTTCCGATGAAACGGCAGCTTATGTTAACTTCCTTCAAATCTCACACGGATCTATTATCCGTTCGCATACATTAGAAATGAAGAAAAAGCTGGAGGAGACGGATGAGGAATTATTAGAACTTGCGATTATAGAATTACGCGAGCGCTTTCAGTTGTTGTCTAAAGAAATTATCGTTCCGTTTGAAATTAATTTGGGGGAAAACATCAAAACTACCGTTCCTCAATTAGGAGATAAAAAACAAATATTAGAACTGTCTATTCGGAACGCGAAATTTTACCGAATCGAACAGCTCAAACAATTACAGATTGTAGACCCTGACCGACATACCAACCGGATCATGGCACAAATGCAAAAAGACCTGCGATTGCCTGTCGAACCCCGTCACATTGAGTGTTTTGACAACTCGAACATTCAGGGAACAAATCCGGTAGCCGCCTGTGTGGTTTTTAAAGACGGGAAGCCAAGCAAAAAAGACTATCGTCATTTTAACGTTAAAACCGTTGAAGGTCCTGACGATTTTGCCTCGATGACCGAAATTGTCTACCGACGTTACAAAAGATTACTGGACGAAAACGAACCATTGCCACAATTAATCATTATTGACGGTGGAAAAGGACAGCTTTCTGCAGCATTAAAAAGTATCGACGCTCTTGAACTGCGCGGCAAAATTGCGATCATCGGGATTGCGAAACGCCTTGAGGAATTATTTTACCCCGGAGATTCAATTCCGTTGTATCTCGATAAAAAATCTGAAACTTTAAAAGTAATTCAGCAATTGCGAAATGAGGCGCACCGATTTGGGATCACTTTTCACAGAGACAAACGAAGCAAAGCCGCACTTAACTCCTCCGTAGAAAGCATACCCGGCATTGGCGAAAAAACAATGCTCACGTTAATACAACATTTCAAAAGTGTTAAAAGATTGAAACTGGCTACCGAAAAAGAAATATCTGATGTAATAGGGGTATCAAAAGCCAAAAAAATTGTCGACTTTTACAAAACCAACTAGTTATCTTCATGCGTACAGATCAACTGCCCCACAAAAATACCACATCGAAACTTTTTTTTTCTAAACTGAAAAAAGACGCTTCAAGAATCATTCTGTTCTTTCAGAAAACGAAAAACCTTTGTATTTCGCAGTTCTCTGTTTCAATCTCCAGTGCAATTCTACTTCTTTCTTTGCTACTGCTGATAAACTCGCAAAACGCATTTTCGCAGGATCAAAAAAAAGACAGTATTAAAAGACCCAAAATCGGATTGGTTTTAAGTGGCGGAGGTGCAAAAGGATTTGCTCATATTGGAGTTTTAAAAGTTCTGGAAGAAGCCGGAATTAAAATCGACTATATCGGTGGTACCAGTATGGGATCTATAATTGGGGGACTTTATGCCTCCGGTTACAATGCCTCTCAAATTGATTCCATTTTCAAGAAAACCAACTTTGACGAACTCATCAACGATTACATACCGCGATCATCCAAAAACTTCTATGGCAAAAAAAATGATGAGTTATATGCCATTACATTGCCTTTTAGCAACTTCAGAATTGGGATTCCGGAAGCCCTTTCAAAAGGGATGTACAATTACAATTTGTTAAGTGGTCTTACCCGAAATGTACGTCATGTACGTGATTTCAATCAACTCCCAACTCCTTTTTTATGTATCGGAACTAATATTGAAACCGGAGAAGAAGTTTTACTGAACAAAGGAAATCTCGTTCAGGCTATGATGGCGAGTTCAGCATTCCCTTCCCTGTTCACTCCTGTCGAAATTGATGGAAACCTGCTGGTTGATGGAGGTGTTGTCAACAACTATCCCATAAAAGAAGTTCGTAATCTGGGCGCTGATATTATTATTGGTGTCGATGTTCAGGACGATCTTATGAATCGTAAAAATCTGAAAAACGCGACCAAGATACTCGTGCAAATTACCAATCTGCAGTCTATCGATAAGATGAAAAATAAAATCAAGGATACCGATGTTTATATCAAACCGGACATTCGCGATTATGGCGTAATTTCATTTGACAAAGGAGAAGAAATTATCCGAAAAGGAGAAGAAGCCGCTTTTGCGGTCTATGAAAGAATCAAATCTTTAACGGATGAAGCTCATTTTTATAAAAAACCCAAACTAAAAATCGCCAGTGACACACTGCAAATCAAAGAGATAAACAGTGAGAATCTTGAGAATTACACAAAAGAATACATTCGTGGAAAGCTGCGTTTTAAACCCGGAAGCACTATAACCTACAGCGATCTTAAAACCGGAATCAATAACCTGAATGCTACCCAGAACTTCAGTACCATTTCCTACTGTCTGCAGCCGGATGACCAACAGGACGATCTTGATATAGTCTTAAAAGAAAATCCCACTCAGACTTTTTTAAAACTAGGTCTGCATTATGACGGGCTATACAAAAGTGGAATTCTGCTAAATCTTACCCACAAAAAGACTCTTTTTAAAAATGATGTTACCTCGCTTGATGTTATCCTGGGAGATAACTTCAGGTACGACTTTAACTATTATATAGAAAACGGTTTTAATATCAGTTTTGGATTCCAGTCACGTTTGAATCAATTTAATCGGAATGTCACCACAAGCATTAATACCTTAACGGCACAGAATCCAAATGTAAATCTTATTAATGTTGACTTCTTAGACATTACCAATCAGGCTTATTTTCAAACCATCTTTGTACAAAAATTTTTAATGGGTGGCGGC
This window encodes:
- a CDS encoding 5-formyltetrahydrofolate cyclo-ligase, whose translation is MPTNKKELRLHYKNLRKELSENDLEEKSLAIANNLIQLPIWDKTYYHVFLPIEEQREVNTEYVLHLLSGKDKEIVVSKSDFETRGMTHFLLTDNTKIRKNEYNIPEPVNGLQVPSETIEVVFVPLLAFDVFGNRVGYGKGFYDKFLSECKPEIIKIGLSFFEAENQIGDVFESDVKLDYCVTPLKIYTF
- a CDS encoding succinylglutamate desuccinylase/aspartoacylase family protein; translation: MKNSKPLIIFGEAVLPGESKTINVEIARLHTTTKLNIPIIVRRSKIEGPVVLFSAGIHGDEINGVEIVRQLISKKINRPAKGTIICIPIINIYGFVNKSREFPDGRDLNRVFPGSKKGSLASRFAYHIVAEILPIIDYAVDFHAGGASRFNVPQIRITENNPELKELADVFNAPFTLYSKNISGSFRTTCEKANIKMLLFEGGKSLDINDSVANEGVMGVKRLLNYLNMLDSKHLVETAEDPSIYIKNSVWLRAKCSGLLHDYNRIGRFVTKGTILAIITDPFGKFEQKVKAPHDGFVINANHSPIVYEGDAIYHMSKNRDEYADE
- a CDS encoding tetratricopeptide repeat protein, whose translation is MKNIVYLFLLITQIFFAQSSFEKGNALYQKGQYQQAVDVYESIIKEDKQQSAELYFNLGNSYYKLNKVAPSIYNYEKALVLKPHDSETLNNLKFAKKLTIDEIKEVPKVGFAKLIQNFTGIFDYNTWAIISIAIAFAFLLTFIGYYFSQLTLSKRIYFIGMFVLLIALLLSVSAGMSEKNHFDNDRPAIVFAELSEVRSEPQKAGSAIILLHEGAKVYVLETVGGWKKIELTDGTEGWIDASTIREVK
- a CDS encoding VWA domain-containing protein, producing MELDEKKYLYLLFLLPIVACIFLFNMYWKKKKQREFGDLEMVKRLSPERSVFKPVLKLSVLLLALACLIIGLVNPKIGTKMETVKREGIDIVFAVDVSKSMLAEDVAPNRLEKSKQLVSQIINNLGSDRIGIVAYAGSAFPVLPITSDYSVAKMFLQSMTPDMVSSQGTSLDEAIRLSSTYFDEKSKTSKLLILISDGEDHSEGATAAAEEANKMGMKIITIGVGTEKGGTIPLKENGVVRGYQKDQNGQTVTTKLNQEDLKNIAKATKGGYVYGGNTKEVLEYIKNALNNIQKTEFEATQMADFQSQFQWFIGFAFLLLFLDIFLLERKTNWIKELNLFNEKK
- a CDS encoding patatin-like phospholipase family protein, with translation MRTDQLPHKNTTSKLFFSKLKKDASRIILFFQKTKNLCISQFSVSISSAILLLSLLLLINSQNAFSQDQKKDSIKRPKIGLVLSGGGAKGFAHIGVLKVLEEAGIKIDYIGGTSMGSIIGGLYASGYNASQIDSIFKKTNFDELINDYIPRSSKNFYGKKNDELYAITLPFSNFRIGIPEALSKGMYNYNLLSGLTRNVRHVRDFNQLPTPFLCIGTNIETGEEVLLNKGNLVQAMMASSAFPSLFTPVEIDGNLLVDGGVVNNYPIKEVRNLGADIIIGVDVQDDLMNRKNLKNATKILVQITNLQSIDKMKNKIKDTDVYIKPDIRDYGVISFDKGEEIIRKGEEAAFAVYERIKSLTDEAHFYKKPKLKIASDTLQIKEINSENLENYTKEYIRGKLRFKPGSTITYSDLKTGINNLNATQNFSTISYCLQPDDQQDDLDIVLKENPTQTFLKLGLHYDGLYKSGILLNLTHKKTLFKNDVTSLDVILGDNFRYDFNYYIENGFNISFGFQSRLNQFNRNVTTSINTLTAQNPNVNLINVDFLDITNQAYFQTIFVQKFLMGGGFEYKYLKIDSPTLTNTVNTIEKSSYLSLFGYLKYDSFDSKSFPRSGWYFSTDLQTYLASSDYTRQFKPFSIAKAEIAFVKTFFRKATFKIDADAGFNIGSDSVPFFDFILGGYGYSKINNFNYFYGYDFLSIAGNSFIKTGITLDYEIFKKNHVNLSANFANLGDDIFTKVDWISMPKYTGYAVGYGLETIIGPIEIKQSWSPEMSKSYTWFSIGFLF
- a CDS encoding BatD family protein, which translates into the protein MKRYLILLLFTFQGLMAQVQFEAKVSKNTLGVNERLRIDFIMNVDGDNFDQPSFDGFKVVAGPSQQISQSWINGRSSFQKIYSYILQPDHKGTVTIKQAAIEYNGQIYKTAPLKIVVTNAVAQERDPNDRPQGSSTGDEMLHLVAEISKTNPYLNEPITVVYKLYFNYINVTGFKELAKPKYNDFWNQNIDIKQLAVEQGSYQGQRCYYVVLKKTILYPQKSGRLTIEPLSLDIGVQLPTNRRDMFGQMIVSDDNKVVSAGAKTINVRPLPEATKPEGFGGAVGKFNFTVTPSKTTLKSGESLDLFVSAAGNGNMKLFTLPKPVVPNALEMYDPVHDEKVTTSLSGMSGKISDKYTIIPQYKGKYAIKPMQFSYFDLSTGSYKTITSQEIMIDVLDGPMPSAANAPAHAATNTIAKAEQFKYIKPKTTLVSIAKNDFYGSNLYYALLYLPFVILPIIILAKKRKEAIDGDVTGNRIKMNNKLAKKYLSEAKKQLNNKEPFYIALEKAMHNFLKAKLHIETSEMSKDNISDLLLSRNANPESVQSFINLTENCEFARYAPASSTSIQQDFDKAVLIISDLEKQIV
- a CDS encoding tetratricopeptide repeat protein; the protein is MKNLLLYILLTFSLAVSAQEKDKTLPEANEEYKQNKFTDAEANYRISESKFPKRTAAPYNLGNTIYKQNQVSEAKFAYAKAIKNAKARPDKHKAFHNLGNVFMKEKNYTQAVEAYKEALRNDPTDDETRYNYALAKQKLKENPPKNDKNKDKDKDKKNDKKDDQKKDGDNKDKKDGKDDQKKDDKGDKDKDKKDGKNDPKKDDKSDNKGEPKPMPGGISKERVQNLLDAVNNEEKKIQDKVNAQKVKGNPKKTEKDW
- the uvrC gene encoding excinuclease ABC subunit UvrC, translated to MHKPSSLDLQILTLPDNPGVYQYYDKDGKILYVGKAKNLKKRVSSYFNKIHDTAKTNVLVKKIVTIKHIVVPTETDALLLENNLIKTLQPRYNVLLRDDKSYPWLCIKKEPFSRIFHTRKMVKDGSEYFGPYTSFKTVHTILDLIKELYPLRTCNFDLSPSNIDSGKFKVCLEYHIGNCKGPCEGLESLEDYQRQVDAIREILKGNFKESMKDFKRLMTQYAKDLRFEEAQKIKEKIEILENYQSRSTIVNPKITNIDVFSIVSDETAAYVNFLQISHGSIIRSHTLEMKKKLEETDEELLELAIIELRERFQLLSKEIIVPFEINLGENIKTTVPQLGDKKQILELSIRNAKFYRIEQLKQLQIVDPDRHTNRIMAQMQKDLRLPVEPRHIECFDNSNIQGTNPVAACVVFKDGKPSKKDYRHFNVKTVEGPDDFASMTEIVYRRYKRLLDENEPLPQLIIIDGGKGQLSAALKSIDALELRGKIAIIGIAKRLEELFYPGDSIPLYLDKKSETLKVIQQLRNEAHRFGITFHRDKRSKAALNSSVESIPGIGEKTMLTLIQHFKSVKRLKLATEKEISDVIGVSKAKKIVDFYKTN